Proteins encoded by one window of Canis lupus dingo isolate Sandy chromosome 22, ASM325472v2, whole genome shotgun sequence:
- the ATP7B gene encoding copper-transporting ATPase 2 isoform X3: protein MSERVPIGWKHILSKLSLPTRAWEPVMKQSFAFDNVGYEGGLDSVCPPQTATSTISILGMTCQSCVRSIEGRISSLKGIVSIKISLEQGNATVKYMPSILSLPQVCRHIEDMGFEASVAEGKAASWPSRSSPGLEAVVRLRVEGMTCQSCVSSIEGKLGKLQGVARVRVSLSTQEAVITYQPYLIQPQDLRDHVNDMGFEAVIKNRVAPVSLGPIDIGRLQRTNPKMPLTSDNQNLNNSETLGHQGSHVVTLQLRVDGMHCQSCVLNIEENIGQLPGVQNVQVSLENRTAQVQYDPSCVTAGALQRAIEALPPGNFKVSLPAAAAGSETGNRFSACAAPAPAPRTPAPGRCDTVMLAIVGMTCASCVQSIEGLISQREGVQQISVSLAEGTAVVLYDPSIIGPEELRAAVEEMGFETSVLSGVVSVLVALMAGKAEVKYHPDVIQPLEIAQLIQDLGFEATVLEDYAGSEGDLELIITGMTCASCVHNIESKLTRMAGITYASVALATSKAHVKFDPEIIGPRDIVKVIEEIGFHASPAQRNPSAHHLDHKVEIKQWKKSFLCSLVFGIPVMGLMIYMLVPSSTPHESMVLDHNVIPGLSILNLIFFILCTFVQLLGGWYFYVQAYRSLRHRAANMDVLIVLATSIAYTYSLVILVVAVAERAERSPVTFFDTPPMLFVFIALGRWLEHIAKSKTSEALAKLMSLQATEATVVTLGEDNLILREEQVPMELVQRGDVIKVVPGGKFPVDGKVLEGNTMADESLITGEAMPVTKKPGSTVIAGSMNAHGSVLVTATHVGNDTTLAQIVKLVEEAQMSKAPIQQLADRFSGYFVPFIIIISTLTLVVWIIIGFIDFGVVQKYFPTPNKHISEAEVIIRFAFQTSITVLCIACPCSLGLATPTAVMVGTGVAAQNGILIKGGKPLEMAHKIKTVMFDKTGTITHGVPKVMRVLLLVDVATLPLRKVLAVVGTAEASSEHPLGVAVTKYCKEELGTETLGYCTDFQAVPGCGIGCKVSSVEGILAPGERQRSKQAAPPGTVGGVPEETDETPQTFSVLIGNREWMRRNGLTISSDISDAMADHEMKGQTAILVAIDGVLCGMIAIADAVKQEAALAVHTLKSMGVDVVLITGDNRKTARAIATQVGINKVFAEVLPSHKVAKVQELQNEGKKVAMVGDGVNDSPALARADVGIAIGTGTDVAIEAADVVLIRNDLLDVVASIHLSKRTVWRIRLNLVLALIYNLVGIPIAAGVFMPIGVVLQPWMGSAAMAASSVSVVLSSLQLKCYKKPDLERYEAQAQGRMKPLTASQVSVHIGMDDRRWDSPRATPWDQVSRVSQVSLSSLKSDKLSRHSAAADDGGDTWSLLLNDRDEEQCI from the exons atcCTGTCTAAACTTTCTTTGCCCACTCGTGCCTGGGAACCAGTGATGAAGCAGAGCTTTGCCTTTGACAATGTTGGCTACGAAGGTGGCCTGGACAGTGTGTGCCCTCCTCAGACGGCCACCAGCACCATCAGCATTCTGGGTATGACCTGCCAGTCATGTGTAAGGTCTATCGAGGGCAGGATCTCCAGTTTGAAAGGCATCGTGAGCATTAAGATTTCCCTGGAACAAGGCAATGCAACTGTGAAGTACATGCCGTCCATTCTGAGCCTGCCGCAGGTTTGCCGTCACATTGAGGACATGGGCTTCGAGGCCAGCGTTGCAGAAGGAAAGGCTGCCTCCTGGCCCTCGAGGTCCTCGCCTGGCCTCGAGGCTGTGGTCAGACTTCGGGTGGAGGGCATGACCTGCCAGTCCTGTGTCAGCTCCATCGAAGGCAAGCTCGGAAAGCTGCAAGGGGTAGCAAGAGTCCGGGTCTCCCTCAGCACCCAGGAGGCAGTCATCACTTACCAGCCTTATCTTATtcaaccccaggacctcagggacCATGTAAACGACATGGGGTTTGAAGCTGTCATCAAGAACAGAGTGGCACCCGTAAGCCTGGGACCCATTGATATTGGGCGGTTACAGAGGACCAACCCAAAGATGCCTTTGACTTCTGATAACCAGAATCTCAATAACTCTGAGACCTTGGGCCATCAAGGGAGCCATGTGGTTACCCTGCAGCTGAGAGTCGACGGAATGCACTGTCAGTCTTGTGTCCTGAACATTGAAGAGAATATAGGCCAACTCCCCGGGGTTCAGAATGTGCAAGTGTCCTTGGAGAACAGAACGGCCCAAGTACAGTACGACCCTTCTTGTGTCACCGCAGGGGCCCTGCAGAGGGCCATTGAAGCTCTCCCACCAGGGAACTTTAAAGTTTCTCTTCCTGCCGCAGCAGCAGGAAGTGAGACAGGTAACAGGTTTTCGGCAtgtgccgcccccgcccccgccccaagAACCCCGGCACCGGGCAGGTGCGATACTGTGATGCTCGCCATTGTGGGCATGACCTGTGCATCCTGCGTCCAGTCGATCGAAGGCCTGATCTCCCAGAGGGAAGGGGTGCAGCAAATATCTGTCTCTCTGGCTGAAGGGACCGCAGTGGTTCTCTATGATCCCTCTATAATTGGCCCGGAAGAACTCCGAGCTGCCGTCGAGGAGATGGGATTTGAGACTTCAGTCCTCTCTG GCGTCGTCTCGGTGCTGGTTGCCCTGATGGCCGGAAAGGCAGAGGTGAAGTATCACCCAGACGTCATCCAGCCACTGGAGATCGCTCAGCTCATCCAGGACCTAGGCTTTGAGGCGACGGTGCTGGAAGACTACGCGGGCTCTGAAGGCGACCTGGAGCTGATC ATCACGGGGATGACCTGCGCGTCCTGTGTTCACAACATAGAGTCCAAACTCACGAGGATGGCCGGCATCACCTATGCCTCTGTGGCCCTCGCCACCAGCAAAGCCCACGTGAAGTTCGATCCTGAAATCATCGGTCCGCGAGATATTGTCAAAGTTATTGAG gaaatcGGCTTTCATGCTTCCCCGGCCCAGAGAAACCCCAGCGCGCATCACTTGGACCACAAGGTGGAAATAAAGCA GTGGAAGAAGTCTTTTCTGTGCAGCCTGGTGTTCGGCATCCCTGTGATGGGTCTGATGATCTACATGTTGGTGCCCAGCAGCACGCCCCACGAGTCCATGGTCCTGGACCACAACGTCATTCCAGGACTGTCCATTCTGAATCTCATCTTCTTCATCCTGTGTACCTTTGTCCAG CTCCTTGGCGGGTGGTACTTCTACGTCCAGGCCTACAGGTCTCTGAGGCACAGGGCAGCCAACATGGACGTGCTCATCGTGCTGGCCACGAGCATCGCCTACACCTACTCGCTCGTCATCCTGGTGGTGGCCGTGGCTGAGAGGGCGGAGAGGAGCCCTGTGACCTTCTTCGACACCCCCCCCATGCTCTTTGTGTTCATTGCCCTGGGGCGGTGGCTGGAACACATAGCAAAG AGCAAAACCTCAGAAGCCCTTGCCAAACTCATGTCTCTCCAAGCCACGGAAGCCACCGTTGTGACCCTTGGCGAGGACAACTTGATCCTCAG AGAGGAGCAGGTACCCATGGAGCTGGTGCAGCGGGGCGATGTCATCAAGGTGGTCCCCGGGGGAAAGTTCCCAGTGGATGGGAAAGTCCTGGAGGGCAATACGATGGCGGACGAGTCCCTCATCACAG GAGAAGCCATGCCCGTCACGAAGAAACCCGGGAGCACAGTGATCGCCGGATCCATGAATGCACATGGCTCTGTGCTCGTTACCGCCACCCACGTGGGCAACGATACCACGTTGGCTCAGATCGTGAAGTTGGTAGAAGAGGCTCAGATGTCAAAG GCACCCATTCAGCAACTGGCTGACCGGTTTAGTGGATATTTTGTCccatttatcatcatcatttcaaCGTTGACGTTGGTGGTATGGATTATAATCGGTTTTATCGATTTTGGTGTTGTTCAGAAATACTTTCCT ACCCCCAACAAGCATATCTCCGAGGCGGAGGTGATCATCCGGTTTGCGTTCCAGACGTCCATCACGGTGCTGTGCATcgcctgcccctgctccctgggcttgGCCACGCCCACGGCAGTCATGGTGGGCACCGGGGTGGCCGCCCAGAATGGCATTCTCATCAAAGGAGGCAAGCCTCTGGAGATGGCCCACAAG ATAAAGACCGTGATGTTTGACAAAACTGGCACCATTACCCACGGGGTCCCCAAAGTCATGAGGGTCCTCCTGCTGGTGGATGTGGCCACGCTGCCCCTCAGGAAGGTCCTCGCCGTGGTGGGGACCGCGGAGGCCAGCAGCGAGCACCCCCTGGGCGTGGCCGTCACCAAGTACTGTAAAGAG GAACTGGGAACGGAGACCTTGGGATACTGCACGGACTTCCAGGCAGTGCCAGGCTGCGGAATTGGCTGCAAAGTCAGTAGTGTGGAGGGCATCCTGGCCCCTGGCGAGCGCCAGCGGAGCAAACAGGCCGCTCCCCCGGGCACGGTTGGCGGCGTTCCCGAGGAAACAG ATGAGACGCCCCAGACCTTCTCCGTGCTGATTGGGAACCGTGAATGGATGAGGCGCAACGGCCTGACCATATCCAGCGACATCAGTGACGCGATGGCGGACCATGAGATGAAAGGCCAGACGGCCATCCTGGTGGCCATCGACG GTGTGCTGTGCGGGATGATCGCCATCGCCGACGCCGTCAAGCAGGAGGCAGCCCTGGCTGTGCACACGCTCAAGAGCATGGGTGTGGACGTGGTCCTGATCACAGGGGACAACCGCAAGACGGCCAGAGCCATTGCCACCCAG GTTGGCATCAACAAGGTCTTTGCAGAGGTGCTCCCGTCTCACAAGGTAGCCAAGGTCCAGGAACTCCAGAACGAAGGGAAGAAAGTTGCCATGGTGGGAGACGGGGTTAATGactccccagccctggcccggGCCGACGTGGGCATTGCCATCGGGACAGGCACAGATGTTGCCATCGAGGCTGCTGACGTCGTCCTCATCAGA AACGATCTGCTGGACGTGGTGGCCAGCATTCACCTCTCCAAGAGGACCGTGTGGAGGATACGCCTCAACCTGGTGCTGGCACTGATCTATAACCTGGTCGGGATACCCATTGCGGCAG GGGTCTTCATGCCCATCGGCGTCGTGCTGCAGCCGTGGATGGGCTCGGCGGCTATGGCAGCCTCCTCTGTGTCTGTGGTGCTCTCATCGCTGCAGCTCAAGTG CTATAAGAAGCCCGACCTGGAGAGGTACGAGGCCCAGGCGCAGGGCCGCATGAAGCCCCTGACGGCGTCCCAGGTCAGCGTGCACATTGGCATGGATGACCGGCGGTGGGACTCCCCGCGGGCCACGCCCTGGGACCAGGTCAGCCGTGTCAGCCAGGTGTCTCTGTCCTCCCTGAAGTCCGACAAGCTGTCCCGACACAGCGCCGCGGCCGACGACGGCGGGGACACGTGGTCTCTGCTGCTGAACGACCGCGACGAGGAGCAGTGCATCTGA
- the ATP7B gene encoding copper-transporting ATPase 2 isoform X1, with protein MEKGGGKPSFLATLGDPQVTLVSVHKRWSFRRPPGARGSTRPVPEEEEEEGELSQKGLNGAWGVGGDQILSKLSLPTRAWEPVMKQSFAFDNVGYEGGLDSVCPPQTATSTISILGMTCQSCVRSIEGRISSLKGIVSIKISLEQGNATVKYMPSILSLPQVCRHIEDMGFEASVAEGKAASWPSRSSPGLEAVVRLRVEGMTCQSCVSSIEGKLGKLQGVARVRVSLSTQEAVITYQPYLIQPQDLRDHVNDMGFEAVIKNRVAPVSLGPIDIGRLQRTNPKMPLTSDNQNLNNSETLGHQGSHVVTLQLRVDGMHCQSCVLNIEENIGQLPGVQNVQVSLENRTAQVQYDPSCVTAGALQRAIEALPPGNFKVSLPAAAAGSETGNRFSACAAPAPAPRTPAPGRCDTVMLAIVGMTCASCVQSIEGLISQREGVQQISVSLAEGTAVVLYDPSIIGPEELRAAVEEMGFETSVLSENGYSNHVGNHSAGNSSAHTTAGVPVSVQEGAPHTEGLPGNHSPGRPSRSPPASTSVTAQKCFLQITGMTCASCVSNIERKLQKEAGVVSVLVALMAGKAEVKYHPDVIQPLEIAQLIQDLGFEATVLEDYAGSEGDLELIITGMTCASCVHNIESKLTRMAGITYASVALATSKAHVKFDPEIIGPRDIVKVIEEIGFHASPAQRNPSAHHLDHKVEIKQWKKSFLCSLVFGIPVMGLMIYMLVPSSTPHESMVLDHNVIPGLSILNLIFFILCTFVQLLGGWYFYVQAYRSLRHRAANMDVLIVLATSIAYTYSLVILVVAVAERAERSPVTFFDTPPMLFVFIALGRWLEHIAKSKTSEALAKLMSLQATEATVVTLGEDNLILREEQVPMELVQRGDVIKVVPGGKFPVDGKVLEGNTMADESLITGEAMPVTKKPGSTVIAGSMNAHGSVLVTATHVGNDTTLAQIVKLVEEAQMSKAPIQQLADRFSGYFVPFIIIISTLTLVVWIIIGFIDFGVVQKYFPTPNKHISEAEVIIRFAFQTSITVLCIACPCSLGLATPTAVMVGTGVAAQNGILIKGGKPLEMAHKIKTVMFDKTGTITHGVPKVMRVLLLVDVATLPLRKVLAVVGTAEASSEHPLGVAVTKYCKEELGTETLGYCTDFQAVPGCGIGCKVSSVEGILAPGERQRSKQAAPPGTVGGVPEETDETPQTFSVLIGNREWMRRNGLTISSDISDAMADHEMKGQTAILVAIDGVLCGMIAIADAVKQEAALAVHTLKSMGVDVVLITGDNRKTARAIATQVGINKVFAEVLPSHKVAKVQELQNEGKKVAMVGDGVNDSPALARADVGIAIGTGTDVAIEAADVVLIRNDLLDVVASIHLSKRTVWRIRLNLVLALIYNLVGIPIAAGVFMPIGVVLQPWMGSAAMAASSVSVVLSSLQLKCYKKPDLERYEAQAQGRMKPLTASQVSVHIGMDDRRWDSPRATPWDQVSRVSQVSLSSLKSDKLSRHSAAADDGGDTWSLLLNDRDEEQCI; from the exons atcCTGTCTAAACTTTCTTTGCCCACTCGTGCCTGGGAACCAGTGATGAAGCAGAGCTTTGCCTTTGACAATGTTGGCTACGAAGGTGGCCTGGACAGTGTGTGCCCTCCTCAGACGGCCACCAGCACCATCAGCATTCTGGGTATGACCTGCCAGTCATGTGTAAGGTCTATCGAGGGCAGGATCTCCAGTTTGAAAGGCATCGTGAGCATTAAGATTTCCCTGGAACAAGGCAATGCAACTGTGAAGTACATGCCGTCCATTCTGAGCCTGCCGCAGGTTTGCCGTCACATTGAGGACATGGGCTTCGAGGCCAGCGTTGCAGAAGGAAAGGCTGCCTCCTGGCCCTCGAGGTCCTCGCCTGGCCTCGAGGCTGTGGTCAGACTTCGGGTGGAGGGCATGACCTGCCAGTCCTGTGTCAGCTCCATCGAAGGCAAGCTCGGAAAGCTGCAAGGGGTAGCAAGAGTCCGGGTCTCCCTCAGCACCCAGGAGGCAGTCATCACTTACCAGCCTTATCTTATtcaaccccaggacctcagggacCATGTAAACGACATGGGGTTTGAAGCTGTCATCAAGAACAGAGTGGCACCCGTAAGCCTGGGACCCATTGATATTGGGCGGTTACAGAGGACCAACCCAAAGATGCCTTTGACTTCTGATAACCAGAATCTCAATAACTCTGAGACCTTGGGCCATCAAGGGAGCCATGTGGTTACCCTGCAGCTGAGAGTCGACGGAATGCACTGTCAGTCTTGTGTCCTGAACATTGAAGAGAATATAGGCCAACTCCCCGGGGTTCAGAATGTGCAAGTGTCCTTGGAGAACAGAACGGCCCAAGTACAGTACGACCCTTCTTGTGTCACCGCAGGGGCCCTGCAGAGGGCCATTGAAGCTCTCCCACCAGGGAACTTTAAAGTTTCTCTTCCTGCCGCAGCAGCAGGAAGTGAGACAGGTAACAGGTTTTCGGCAtgtgccgcccccgcccccgccccaagAACCCCGGCACCGGGCAGGTGCGATACTGTGATGCTCGCCATTGTGGGCATGACCTGTGCATCCTGCGTCCAGTCGATCGAAGGCCTGATCTCCCAGAGGGAAGGGGTGCAGCAAATATCTGTCTCTCTGGCTGAAGGGACCGCAGTGGTTCTCTATGATCCCTCTATAATTGGCCCGGAAGAACTCCGAGCTGCCGTCGAGGAGATGGGATTTGAGACTTCAGTCCTCTCTG AAAACGGTTACAGCAACCATGTTGGAAACCACAGTGCGGGGAATTCCTCGGCGCACACCACAGCCGGCGTACCTGTGTCTGTGCAGGAAGGGGCTCCCCACACTGAGGGGCTCCCTGGAAACCACAGCCCTGGCCGCCCGTCCAGGTCCCCACCAGCCTCTACCTCTGTGACAGCACAGAAGTGTTTTTTACAGATCACAGGCATGACCTGTGCATCCTGTGTGTCCAACATAGAGAGAAAGCTGCAGAAAGAAGCAG GCGTCGTCTCGGTGCTGGTTGCCCTGATGGCCGGAAAGGCAGAGGTGAAGTATCACCCAGACGTCATCCAGCCACTGGAGATCGCTCAGCTCATCCAGGACCTAGGCTTTGAGGCGACGGTGCTGGAAGACTACGCGGGCTCTGAAGGCGACCTGGAGCTGATC ATCACGGGGATGACCTGCGCGTCCTGTGTTCACAACATAGAGTCCAAACTCACGAGGATGGCCGGCATCACCTATGCCTCTGTGGCCCTCGCCACCAGCAAAGCCCACGTGAAGTTCGATCCTGAAATCATCGGTCCGCGAGATATTGTCAAAGTTATTGAG gaaatcGGCTTTCATGCTTCCCCGGCCCAGAGAAACCCCAGCGCGCATCACTTGGACCACAAGGTGGAAATAAAGCA GTGGAAGAAGTCTTTTCTGTGCAGCCTGGTGTTCGGCATCCCTGTGATGGGTCTGATGATCTACATGTTGGTGCCCAGCAGCACGCCCCACGAGTCCATGGTCCTGGACCACAACGTCATTCCAGGACTGTCCATTCTGAATCTCATCTTCTTCATCCTGTGTACCTTTGTCCAG CTCCTTGGCGGGTGGTACTTCTACGTCCAGGCCTACAGGTCTCTGAGGCACAGGGCAGCCAACATGGACGTGCTCATCGTGCTGGCCACGAGCATCGCCTACACCTACTCGCTCGTCATCCTGGTGGTGGCCGTGGCTGAGAGGGCGGAGAGGAGCCCTGTGACCTTCTTCGACACCCCCCCCATGCTCTTTGTGTTCATTGCCCTGGGGCGGTGGCTGGAACACATAGCAAAG AGCAAAACCTCAGAAGCCCTTGCCAAACTCATGTCTCTCCAAGCCACGGAAGCCACCGTTGTGACCCTTGGCGAGGACAACTTGATCCTCAG AGAGGAGCAGGTACCCATGGAGCTGGTGCAGCGGGGCGATGTCATCAAGGTGGTCCCCGGGGGAAAGTTCCCAGTGGATGGGAAAGTCCTGGAGGGCAATACGATGGCGGACGAGTCCCTCATCACAG GAGAAGCCATGCCCGTCACGAAGAAACCCGGGAGCACAGTGATCGCCGGATCCATGAATGCACATGGCTCTGTGCTCGTTACCGCCACCCACGTGGGCAACGATACCACGTTGGCTCAGATCGTGAAGTTGGTAGAAGAGGCTCAGATGTCAAAG GCACCCATTCAGCAACTGGCTGACCGGTTTAGTGGATATTTTGTCccatttatcatcatcatttcaaCGTTGACGTTGGTGGTATGGATTATAATCGGTTTTATCGATTTTGGTGTTGTTCAGAAATACTTTCCT ACCCCCAACAAGCATATCTCCGAGGCGGAGGTGATCATCCGGTTTGCGTTCCAGACGTCCATCACGGTGCTGTGCATcgcctgcccctgctccctgggcttgGCCACGCCCACGGCAGTCATGGTGGGCACCGGGGTGGCCGCCCAGAATGGCATTCTCATCAAAGGAGGCAAGCCTCTGGAGATGGCCCACAAG ATAAAGACCGTGATGTTTGACAAAACTGGCACCATTACCCACGGGGTCCCCAAAGTCATGAGGGTCCTCCTGCTGGTGGATGTGGCCACGCTGCCCCTCAGGAAGGTCCTCGCCGTGGTGGGGACCGCGGAGGCCAGCAGCGAGCACCCCCTGGGCGTGGCCGTCACCAAGTACTGTAAAGAG GAACTGGGAACGGAGACCTTGGGATACTGCACGGACTTCCAGGCAGTGCCAGGCTGCGGAATTGGCTGCAAAGTCAGTAGTGTGGAGGGCATCCTGGCCCCTGGCGAGCGCCAGCGGAGCAAACAGGCCGCTCCCCCGGGCACGGTTGGCGGCGTTCCCGAGGAAACAG ATGAGACGCCCCAGACCTTCTCCGTGCTGATTGGGAACCGTGAATGGATGAGGCGCAACGGCCTGACCATATCCAGCGACATCAGTGACGCGATGGCGGACCATGAGATGAAAGGCCAGACGGCCATCCTGGTGGCCATCGACG GTGTGCTGTGCGGGATGATCGCCATCGCCGACGCCGTCAAGCAGGAGGCAGCCCTGGCTGTGCACACGCTCAAGAGCATGGGTGTGGACGTGGTCCTGATCACAGGGGACAACCGCAAGACGGCCAGAGCCATTGCCACCCAG GTTGGCATCAACAAGGTCTTTGCAGAGGTGCTCCCGTCTCACAAGGTAGCCAAGGTCCAGGAACTCCAGAACGAAGGGAAGAAAGTTGCCATGGTGGGAGACGGGGTTAATGactccccagccctggcccggGCCGACGTGGGCATTGCCATCGGGACAGGCACAGATGTTGCCATCGAGGCTGCTGACGTCGTCCTCATCAGA AACGATCTGCTGGACGTGGTGGCCAGCATTCACCTCTCCAAGAGGACCGTGTGGAGGATACGCCTCAACCTGGTGCTGGCACTGATCTATAACCTGGTCGGGATACCCATTGCGGCAG GGGTCTTCATGCCCATCGGCGTCGTGCTGCAGCCGTGGATGGGCTCGGCGGCTATGGCAGCCTCCTCTGTGTCTGTGGTGCTCTCATCGCTGCAGCTCAAGTG CTATAAGAAGCCCGACCTGGAGAGGTACGAGGCCCAGGCGCAGGGCCGCATGAAGCCCCTGACGGCGTCCCAGGTCAGCGTGCACATTGGCATGGATGACCGGCGGTGGGACTCCCCGCGGGCCACGCCCTGGGACCAGGTCAGCCGTGTCAGCCAGGTGTCTCTGTCCTCCCTGAAGTCCGACAAGCTGTCCCGACACAGCGCCGCGGCCGACGACGGCGGGGACACGTGGTCTCTGCTGCTGAACGACCGCGACGAGGAGCAGTGCATCTGA